The DNA sequence GAAGTgtttcatgttttttttttattattgaattgCTAAAAGTGTTTGATTATTAATTCTAGTTTAGTAGATTTAGTGGATTTATGGATGttaattcttgattatttcCTGTTGTACCAGATGGAGGCTCAAATGGAGGAGTACCAAGCTCAAATGCGCGTTGTTGACATTAACGTTGCTGGTGATAGCGATCTTATAGGTGGAAAACAGACATCACTGCCTTTTGTGACGCTTCATTAAGGCCACAAGAATGATGACGACGCGGACTACCTGGATCTTTAGTGATTAGTGTTTCGATTTATTAtttcattgtatttatttgatttacttgactgttaatttatttaaatattttattatttattttaaataataagtttctattatttataaattgaccattaattatgtgaaaaataaatttaaataaaaaaattaatattaaccatttatttcacattttttaaaaaaaatttggcatTACTGTCGGATTTACTGAAGGAATAATCTGATGATAATAGTGCAAAAAACAATATATGGTGGCAAAAAAATCACTGGTGactaaataattttttcgaGCAAGTAATCTGTCGTAATATCCGACGATAATTATCATTGGACAAAAAAATCCGACAGTAAATATTTATCGGCGAGATTTATACTGTCTGATTTTTTTCGACGGTAAATTCGTCAGTAACTTAATTATCGTCaaattttgttcattttttCAGACAAAAAATCTAATAGTATTcagcgttttttttttttttgtagtgagaAGAGCAGTCTCAGCATTTAGCATTAATTAGCATATTTTATCTTTTGTCTTCGTTTGTTTTCATGAGTCACTAATTCTTTTGTGTTAGAGTTAGgaattttgtttagttttataGATTGGTAAAGATTGTTCTTTTATCTTGATTAATGCGTTGATACTTTTTAAGAATTTGgactttgttttattttaagtGATTAAaggtattaaaaaatatctctaTTATGTTTTGTATTCCtttattatgttaaaaaagTTATTAGTATTGAGATTAATTTAAAACTCATTCTTGTAACTTTTCAATTGTTCAAAAATAGCTTTAAATGTTGTGATATTAAATCAGAACTACACTATAACTCTTTTAGTGCTGACTAATTGATCAAAAAATTGACTATCAGCTGTTAggataaacaaaaattaaatcatcaaaaaattagaatttgattatatataatttgtcgTGAATATATCTCTGCATAagtcaaaataataaacataaatgtTTCCTTCGTGAGAATTAAATATCTCTAATCCCCTAACATTTTCGTTCATTATATACTTATTTTATCATTCATAAACTTTACAAAATCAATTGTTATTATTTTGAGTTTCATTTCTACTCTTATAATACTTTGTGAATTTAATTAGAATTTCAATTAAGTACTGTttgttcaattttttaattattgtaaaaataatatttcCTCATCgtaatattatttgaattaatttggTGCACTTATCAAATTCATTCACtacaataatataaattattttttttgggttatatgtgtaaaaaaagaattaaaattcgtcaaaaaaatttttttgacattattttaactataaaaatatattaatacaaattttgtcaaaaatagtatttttaacatataagtaattgtgaaaaaaatttaaatcttattttgataaatattggatgtcaaaaataatttgttaaaaaaatttgagaatataTTTTCTATGATACTTATTAACcgtcaaaaatactatttgatATGGTCACCATTAATACGAATAATAACTCGTCATTTGCCGTTATTATTCGGCCtttatgagttataactcgtCTAAATCAATACTATCGTAACCGACATCCCAAACGGTAAAGATAAAGACGGTTACAAAACCAATCATCAGAAACGGTCAAATAAATCATCTAGAATATAACAGACgattaaatatctataaaagcaaggtaaaatatcttttttcgaCATTCTGAACTCAACACTAGAATTAACTTAAGcttcggagtgcctttgcaggtacatTCCACCCTCTCTGTATTGCTCGCACTCTCATACCCACAAGGAACACCAGAAGCTCGGACCCTGAGGGACAGACGTCCGACCTTGAAGCATATAGCTCGGCTGACCTTCAGAAGTTAAGGCCGACCTATTTCTCAGGCAAGATCAActggcgcccaccgtggggccgaGGAAATcgtattttttcttttggtccCATCACCTTCGCCTCCACCCATGGCTGACGCACCGCCTCCTTCATTGTCCGAACTTATGCGAATGGTAGCTGACCTACAGCAAGCCAATCAGCGAATGGCTGACGAAAACCAAATAATGGCCGCCCAAATTGCTGAAATAAATCATGCTCGGATTGAACACAACGATGCTCATCGCCAACAGGCGGAAGACGAGGAACATTAGTCCCAACCGACCCATGTTTCAGAAACCACTCAACGAAAAGAGCAGCAGCCCGAGGACGAGAAAGAAGAGTCCGAGGACCCTGTAGGCCCCTTCACAGAAGAAGTAATGAACTTCGAACTGCCAAAGAGGTTCACTCTGCCATTGACCCTCACGCCTTATGATGGACTCGGAGACCTGAGGAAGTTCCTGAAGAAGTTCCGATCAATAATGATCGTCAATGGTGCATCAGATACAGTTTTATGTCGTTGTTTTCCGAATTATTTAGACGGTCCTGCACTTGATTGGTTGTGTGCTTTGCCTGCAGGTTCCATTTCTCGCTTTCATTAGTTGGCGAAGTTATTTGAAGACCATTTCGCCGGATCTGCAATATACTTGCACGATTTTGATTACCTGAACACTATCAAGCAAGGACCAAACGAAAGCTTAAAATACTATATGACTTGGTTTACCAAGGTCGCAATCAGCATACCAGATCTCCACCCGGAAGTCCATCTGCACGCAATTAAAAGCGGCCTCCGACCCGGGAAGTTTCAGGAGACGATCGCAGTAGCAAAACCAAAAATTCTAGCAGAATTTCGGGAGAAAGCAAAAGGACAAATCGACATCGAGGAACTCAGACAAGCTCGGAAGTCTGACAAGTCACACTTCCGCGAAGAAGATAAGAACTCATCCattaagaaaaattttaaactaacaCCTCGTTTTGATTCTTACACGCAGTTCAACACTAAGAGGGAAGATATAATTAAGGAGATCTTGAACTCCAAACAAATCAAGCCACCAAGAAAGGCCGGCACATACCAGGATGCAAAGAACGTGGACAAGTCAAAGTACTGCGCTTTCCACCAGAAACATGGACATAATACCGATGATTGTGTGGTTGCCAAAGATCTTTTAGAACGACTAGCAAGACAAGGGCACCTAGACAAATACATTGGCGGTCACATGCAAAAGCGTGGCACTAGTTCCACAACAAACGATCTGCCTGACCAAAACCGAGGAAAAGAGAAGGCATCTTCAAACCAATATGAAAGACCACGAGGTATAATCAATTGTATTTCAGGAGGATACGCAAGTGGAGGATACTCAAACTCGGCAAGGAAAAGATCATTCAGAGCAATATGCTCGGTAGACGGACCGAAACAAGATACACCAATCACTAAACAACAACCAGAAGTCACTTTCACACATGCCGACTTTAACTCCAATATACAAAATTTGGATGACCCTGTGGTAATCACACTCCAGCTAGGAGACCTATTAGTGAAAAAAGTCCTCTTGGATCCCGGGAGCAGTGCCGATGTTCTATTTTACTCCACATTTCAAAAGATGAAGCTCAGCGACAACGTGCTACAGTCCACAGGAGGCGACTTGGTTGGCTTCTCAGGAGAACGAGTTCCAATACTCGGATCAGTGTGGTTACAGACCACACTGGGTGAGCAACCCTTTTCAAAAACTAATGATATTCAATATTTAGTAGTCGATTGTTTCAGCCCATATAACCTTATTCTTGGCCGACCTTTTTTGAATAAGTTCGGCGCCATTGTATCTACAGTTCATCTCTGTGTAAAGTTTCCATTGCAGGGAGATCAGGTCGCAACAATCCATGGAGATCATAAGGAGGCGCGACAATGTTACAACATCAGTATGAAATTCCAAAACCGTTCAACACAACAAGTCAACAATGTCAACCTCAACCAGAAAGGTGGCACACTGGCCGACCTGGACCCAAGAGCTGATGTCCTCGAGCGCCCAAAACCATCCGATGACTTAcaaaaagtatattttaataatgaCCCTAACAAATTTACATATGTAGGTACGTCAATCAACACGGCTGAGTTACAGGCCATAACATCCTTCCTACAAGAAAACGCCGAGCTTTTTGCCTGGAAACCTGCTGACATGCCCGGCATTGACCCACAAGTCATCAGTCATAAACTAGCAATAAACTCGTCagcccgacctgtccaacaaaggaAACGAAAACTCGGCGAAGAAAAAAGGAAAGCATCACTGGAggaaacacaaaaactcatcaACGCCGAATTTATCAAAGAGATCAGATTCACTACCTGGCTAGCCAATGTGGTAATGGTAAGAAAACAAAACGTTTATGTCGACGACATGGTCGCCAAGACAAAAACCGGAGATAACCACATCACAGACCTAGCAGAAATATTCGGACAAATCCGCAAGTACAACATGCGCCTCAACCCCAAGAAATGTGCCTTCGCCGTTCAAGGGGgtaagttcttaggcttcatgctaacaTGCAGGGAATAGAGGCAAACCCAGACAAATGCCGAGCAGTGCTAGACATGGCCAGCCCTAAGACAGTAAAAAGAGTACAGCGCCTCACAGGACGCCTTGCTGCACTTTCCCGATTTGTTCCCTGTTTAGCTTCAACTTCTGTCCCCTTTTTCcaaacaataaaaaagaaaaataaattcgaGTGGAACGACGATTGTGAGAGGGCCTTTTCGAAATTAAAAACAACACTCTCACAACCGCCGATTCTACAAAAACCCCTACAAGGGGAGgatttatttctatatttatcGGTTACTGATTGGGCAATAAGTTCAGCCCTTGTTACAGAGAGAGACAAAGTTCAACATCTAGTGTACTTTGTTAGCAAGACTCTACAGCATGCCGAACTAAATTATCCAAGGATTGAAAAGCTCGCGTTGGCACTTATATTCTCGGCGCGACGTCTCTGACCTTATTTTCAGAGCCACGTTATCCATGTCAGAACAGATCACCCACTAAGACAAGTGCTGTACAAACCAGAAGTGGCAGGACGACTAATTAAATGGGCAGtcgaactgtccgagttcgacatCAGATACCAACCTAGAGGGCAGATCAAATCACAATTCCTGGCAGATTTCATTGCCGAGCTTACCATACCATCTGAAGATGATCATGCAAAACAATGGATCTTATATGTCGACGGCTCCTCAAATCACGAAGGCTGTGGTGCAGGAATTCGTCTTGAGGCCGACGATGGATTCATATTGGAACACTCAATACACTTGGCTTTCAAAGCAAGCAACAACCAATCCGAGTATAAAGCGCTACTCGCCGGACTCAGACTTTGCTTAGACCTTCAAATATCAACGATCAAGGTATATTGTGACTCTTTGTTAGTCGTACAGCAGGTAAATGACCTCTTTCAGGTAAAAGATCCTCTACTCTCTAAATACCTACTATTAGTAaagaaattttcaaagaaatTTATCAAATTTGAAATAGAACATATACCTCGAGAACAAAATCAAAGAGCAGATCTCTTATCTAAACTCGGCAGTACTCAATCAACAATAACCACACTACAACAGTTCACAATAACATCACCCACTGTTACTCTGATAAACATGTTAAGTGTTTCACAGGAAACAGATTGGAGGAAGGACTTCATACATTATCTAGAAACAGGTGTTATACCAGAAGGGGTCGAAAACAGTAAAAAATTCCGACGGCAAGCATCCTCCTTCACAATCCTCAATGGAGAACTGTATCGAAGAGGTTATACTCGGCCACTGCTCAAATGTCTCAACAAGTCCGAAGCCGATATAGCTTTAGCCGAAGCACATGAAGGAATCTGCGGCACCCATACAGGAGCTCGGAGCTTAGCATCAAAGATCCTTCGAGCAGGTTTCTTCTGGCCGACTTTGAAGCAAGACAGCCAACAAAAAATCAGGTCATGCAACAATTGCCAAAGACATGCACCACTGATACACATACCTGCCGAACTGTTACATCACTCGGACATTAGTTGGCCATTTAACCAATGGAGTCTAGATATACTCGGGCCATTCCCTACGGCACTGGGACAGGTAAAATTTCTTATTGTTGGCATTGATTAtttctccaaatgggtagaagcccAACCTCTAGCGAAAATAACATCGCAACAAATGATCACATTTGTTTGGAAAAACATTATTTGCCGTTTCGGCATACCTAAACATATTACAACTGACAACGGTTGCCAGTTCGTCGATCAGAAATTTCAAAGTTTTTTACAGAATCTAAAAATCAAGCAACACTTCGCCTCTGTTGAACATCCTCAAACAAACGGACTAGCTGAGGCTGCAAACAAAGTAATGTTACATGCACTAAAGAAGAATTTAGACGACGCCAAAGGACTCTGGGCCGAACTCATACCTAAAGTCCTCTGGGGATACAACACCACCCCACAAACATCAACAAAAGAGACGCCGTTCCGATTGGTATATGGCTCAGAGGCCATGATACCATTGGAGATCTCCCAGAACTCTATCCGAACTTACATCACCAATCAAGACGAAGCTCGGAGATCCGAGCTCGATGTCATCGAAGAAGTTAGAGAAATCGCCACATTGAGGCAACGCGCAGCACAACAAGCATTAGCCCGACAGTACAACAAGTCGGTTAGAACAAGATCCTTCGAGAAAGGCGACTTAGTCCTCCGAAAAACTGAAACTGCTCAGAAACCACCCTCACACGGAAAGCTCGCAGCCAATTGGGATGGCCCATACCGAGTATCCAAAGCACTCGGCCAAGGAGCATACAAACTAGAATCACTAGATGGTAAACTCTTACCTAACACATGGAATGTATCTTCCTTAAAGAAATTTTATAGTTAAAAAGACAGGGACAGGCTTGTACTCTTTTTTCTACTACCAAGATTTTATCCCAAAGGGTTTTGCTTGgagaggttttaacgaggctagCCTACCTGCACCTTTGTACGTAAAAGGTTCCAAACAATTCCAACCATACAAGAGACGAATAAATGTTCTATCCTTTCTACTATATCAAATTGATCTTATCAAACTATCAATCTAGCTCGGACAAATACCAATACTCGTCCAAGCTACAAACGCCAATTATCAAATAACTTTAAATCACAAACGCCAATAAACTCGGAAAAATATCCGAACAATGCAAACAGCTTTTTACAAACAGCACCAAATTTCCAAACAAGTCAATTTTAAAGGACTCAAAAAACAAGAGCCATATTGTTATCCGCTTACAAAAAATAGTCAgattacaaaaacaaaaaacaaattcacaaagATCTTTTCATAACAAACTAAACATTATCGGCCTCATCTTCCGCATCCCCATCATCCTCAATCAACTGACCATCTCGAACTATCTTCCCAGGATCCATGCCAGCTAGATCGGCATCCGGAACCAAAAACTTCACCTGCAACCTTGCCCTTTCAAAACCTTCAACAAACGAGTCCAAAATCTCATCCGCCTTTTTCTTCTCCATATCCTTCAACTGAGTTGTCACCTCAATCAAACGACTTTGCATGTTCACCAGATcgctttccttcttcttcaaatCCTCGACATCCTTAGCATAACTTTCCTTAGTCTCCTTCAGCAACTTCTCGGTCTCAGTCAAACGAGCTTGAAGCTCAGCAGCAAGATTCTTACACTTAACCAACTCCTCCTTCAAAACAGACACCTCACCTTTCTCAACAGCCACTCCCTTATGTTTTAATTCCTGACTTCGACCCAGACTCGCAAGGCGCAGCCCAACAACCTAGAGGGCAAAATAAACTCATAAGAAAACCAAAGGAAAAATAAGGAAAGCATCAGTAGCTTATTACCTGCATATATTGCCCAACAGCCATATCACCGACCTCCTTGGCCAGAGTGACATCAGCCGAAGATTGGCAATACTCATCCACAACAGCCATGTAAGGATAATCCTTTCCCCACACCGAAAACGCCTCACTTTCCTCAGAAATCTCGTGCAGCCTTTTTTGATTCCCCATAAAAGCCTGTAACTCTTCAAGAGAAACCCCAAACTCTCTTTCATCAGAATCATCTGATAAATCCACAAGCTCGgacttcttcctcttttttgCGATAACTTTCCTCCGCCCTTGACGAGGCTGCGAAACCTCGCCAGTAACAACAACCTTCTCAGCATTAGATGACGACACCTCTTTCTccaaatttttattcttaaaccGCGTCCTCAGCGATGCAGCAGAAACGCCAGGATACTTCCCACCTGAAGAAAAACATATAGTGTTAGACTTCTTCAGCGAAAAACACAGACATTAAAATAAACCCTAGAAACTCATCTAGATAATCTACAACAGCACCCTTATCCTCTTCCCACTTCAGCAACTCATACATCGACATCTTGATAGAGATGGTTTTACCCCGTCAGATATTATTTTCTAGTATCTGGAGCACggaatatataaaatagattttaaaaaGTATTAGAACTATGATTCATACTTAATATTTCGACCTCGCAACCGgactttaataaatttttattagaagatacgtaagttagaataaataaaaaaattttgattcttTCAAATAAAATCAGACACTCATTCCTCGGCGATATAACCTCTGGACCGAGTATATTTTGCGGTTCCGAACACCAAAAGAGGGGAAATTTCTCAGCAAGGTTTTCATCAATAAAAAACGGAAACTCCTCTTCTGAACTCCTAACTTTAAAATACATCTCCTTGAAGTCTTTAAAAGAAGACTTGTACAGTTTAAAAATCCCAAATCCCGGAGTGCTATTGAAGTTTATCCAACCTCCCTTCCAAACGCCTTTAGCttgaaataaagaaaagaacaaaTCCACAGACGGCACCTCCtccagaaactccatcaaaacCTCAAAAGATCGAAGGAAAGCCCACCCATTTGGATGAAGCTGAGAGGGAGCACAGTTGAGCTGCTTAAGAACTTGACACTCAAACTCCGTAAACGGAAGCCTAACCCGCAACTCTTCAAGCACGCAGCTATGCATGTAAAAGAATCCAAACCCCCACTCTCGGTGAAAAACCCTATCATCCACACTACACGGGTAACAACTCCACCTTGACTCCGGAACCTACCCTCACTATTTTATTCACATCCACCTCCCTCACCGCCGCTTCATCAGAAAAAAGTGACACCCGTGATTTAACATCTTCCCCTACCCAATCATACGACCAATCCACCCtatcctttttctctttctcaaaCCCTATTAGATCGAAAGGAAGTagcagaagaaaagaaagaaggaaaaataCAGGAGAAAACACAGAAATGGATCAGAAACAGAAAAGGAGACTCATACCTCTCTTACTCATTCTTCAAAGAAGCAAGCATATAACCAACAGCCAACAAATCACCCAGAAAAATCTGAAGAGATTCGAAGAATTAAAGAGACAAAACGTTCCAAATAATCACCCACCCCACTCCCAAAGCCACATCAAACAGTAAACCAAACATGGGGAACCCGCAAAAATTAAATGCAACCATTATTCCTTCTCTTTCATCAGGAAATAACGGACACGACTCCCCACGTACCCACATTTCAAACACTGAACCATCTTTTAATGAAGTAAGTTGATCTGGGGGCTCATCCACTAACTCACACAagccgagttataactcatcAAAAAGTAAAGCTCAACCTGCTTCATTAAAATCCTCCTCAGGCTAAGCTTGGGGACTGTGATATGGTCACCATTAATACGAATAATAACTCGTCATTTGCCGTTATTATTCGGCCtttatgagttataactcgtCTAAATCAATACTATCGTAACCGACATCCCAAACGGTAAAGATAAAGACGGTTACAAAACCAATCATCAGAAACGGTCAAATAAATCATCTAGAATATAACAAACgattaaatatctataaaagcaaggtaaaatatcttttttcgaCATTCTGAACTCAACACTAGAATTAACTTAAGcttcggagtgcctttgcaggtacactccaCCCTCTCTGTATTGCTCGCACTCTCATACCCGCAAGGAACACCAGAAGCTCGGACCCTGAGGGACAGACGTCCGACCTTGCAGCATATAGCTCGGCTGACCTTCAGAAGTTAAGGCCGACCTATTTCTCAGGCAAGATCACTATTTATTTTGACATTTATTGaccataaaaaattttcaacaaaaattttcaacaaaGAATGAGATAAAATCTTGAATTTGAAGAATAAACTGAGATTTTGAAGATAAAGAATGAGTAGTATGATCCCAAATTGAGAATAGTATGATGCCAAAATTGACGGAGCgcaaagaagaagagaaatagtggagtaaattaaaaataaataaatgtcaAAATTGAGGAGTAATTTTCTACGGTCAAATTATtcatcaaaaaaataaaaaatttgacatttgtgatatttatcaaaaatatatattaatttttacactTAATTAAGACTGTTAAAAAGATAGTattaaaataattctttttttatagtgattctatcataaaaataaaaacaaacaaaaaaaataattacaaaagtctgcaacttatatatattattaaaaaattaatatacatgcaaataaatatactaattaacatcataaaaaataatgtctcattattttattattaaatgtgaAAGAAATATCGGATATATATTTCCGTGTAACCATGTTGAACTGCTTTTAGTTTGGCATTTGACTTAATTTCCGGTACCTAATTTCGGAATTGACAACAAATGGGCAAATGAGCCACTAACATATTTAGGCTATCGGGTAAAGAGTACTCATGATTGCATATTTTATGATCATGAATACTTTAAAAATGTATATACATTTATCACTTTGTTTAATTTGTCCAAGTTAAGAAGAATAAgggttttctttttctctatttttaataAGGTGTATAATTTatgattaaataattatattttgtactTAAGTATTAAATGTCTTTAACTAttttagagtaaagtatcgtttttgtctccAACATTTGGTATAAGtcctatttgtgtccctaacgtttaaatcgtcctatttgtattcctaacgtttataaaagtgattcaatattatcctattatcaattatactaacaaagcggattatattttttaattattctcacttggatgtattcattctcaattaggtcTTACTTGAATgtattcaattttaatattatacccactatttgtgtttagattcaattatgtctatagaaaagtgaattatgtaaatattgtaggaattaattttaacttttgATGAGCTATTTTTTGAAATGAATCATTGATTCTATCCAGACATTTCTATTTTAACTTCAAaaagagatttttaaaattcaaactaAAGCGTTCATGATGTGTAATTAACGACAGATAatattgaatcacttttacaaacgttaaaaatgcaaataaaataatttaaatgttaGGAACACAAATAAAATTCACCCCAAACATTGAGGAcaaaaaacaatactttactcaCTATTTTATTATGTTATACAGAAAAGCGAGTTCAGTGGTTTATCCACTCGAAATGAACTTTTCAAGAGAATCTACACGAGGAAGAAGAATTGCAGCAAATGAATTGCAGCAAATGAATTGATAAATGTTATAAGAATATCCACGTGAGCTTTTTTCTCTTCGATTATTGCGTTACAACCTCAACTCAAAAAGAGGAGAAACATACAAAAACtgatatttaattaattaaaattttttttagcatTGCTATCAAAGATAAATAATCAATCAAAATTAATCAAGTCAAAgtcaaacataaaaaatttggcATCAATAGAAAAATCAAGCTTAGAAAATTACAAAAACACTTAAAAATACTAACTAAATATTCACTCTTGAGACATCAATATAGCTAGATTTTCACCTTCTAAAAAGTTCATAAACTTTCAATAATAAGTGCCAAATCAAAAATTCATACTTCACCTTCCTACAGAAATTAACACTCACAATAACTAAGGCTATTCACATCAAATGCATTATCTTCTCGTAACACCCTTCAATCAATGACATCTTTCTTTGTTAACACCAAATAACACTCTGTCCTCAAATATATAAGCCACTAATGTTCTATACACTTCTGTCGAATAATGTATTTAATTCCAGACTCATGGTTTTTAGTTGAGAATAGTTAAACATTTCACTTTATAAATCATATAGCAGAAAAATAACAATCATAGTTTACATTCTTTGAAATTCATCCATGTATACTATCTttctgtgataaaattaaaaattattataccATGTTGCTCTCATAGCTGGAAGTATAATACCCACACTATATTGATTCTAGGATCACTCACTCATATAAACGACGCTATCAtatttttcatctttcaatctcACTAACACTCATAAAACAAAGGAGAGAATTTCAAAACATACTCATTCAATTATGGAACACACATACAATACACAAGGCATATgtgcctttatataggcaatGCTTcctactaaaataataatttatgaatCACAAATCAATTTTGTAATGACTACCATGCTATGAGTTGTCTTCATGAATCTTTCTTCAACTTATATTTATGTAGTTTCTATAATCTTCTAATTTAGGTTGCTTGgtcttcaatttcaattcaatttgattttgaatttcttcAATGTTGTAGAATGTTGTAATTGTATTATTCTCTTGAATGTTCTTCAAAAATCTTCAAGTTTCCAATATGTTAGCTTCTAGCAATATCTAGCAAATTGATGTTCAATTAAAACTTTGCTTCTTCTTTGACCATTTTGACTTCAAAAACTCTTCATGAAAATTCGAGTGATGCAAGTTGATTTATAATGAATTAACAATAGCTTCTGATGCTCTTGCAATGCTTCTCCACTTATTCAAGTCGCTAAAGTCTCTTAATACTCCATGCTTAATTTCCAATGATCCAAGGCTTTTTATGAGATTTATCAACCTATTTC is a window from the Arachis stenosperma cultivar V10309 chromosome 3, arast.V10309.gnm1.PFL2, whole genome shotgun sequence genome containing:
- the LOC130966786 gene encoding uncharacterized protein LOC130966786, whose protein sequence is MHSCVLEELRVRLPFTEFECQVLKQLNCAPSQLHPNGWAFLRSFEVLMEFLEEVPSVDLFFSLFQAKGVWKGGWINFNSTPGFGIFKLYKSSFKDFKEMYFKVRSSEEEFPFFIDENLAEKFPLFWCSEPQNILGPEVISPRNECGKYPGVSAASLRTRFKNKNLEKEVSSSNAEKVVVTGEVSQPRQGRRKVIAKKRKKSELVDLSDDSDEREFGVSLEELQAFMGNQKRLHEISEESEAFSVWGKDYPYMAVVDEYCQSSADVTLAKEVGDMAVGQYMQVVGLRLASLGRSQELKHKGVAVEKGEVSVLKEELVKCKNLAAELQARLTETEKLLKETKESYAKDVEDLKKKESDLVNMQSRLIEVTTQLKDMEKKKADEILDSFVEGFERARLQVKFLVPDADLAGMDPGKIVRDGQLIEDDGDAEDEADNV